A part of Pseudomonas sp. HR96 genomic DNA contains:
- the metH gene encoding methionine synthase: MSDRSARLHAFKQALKERILILDGGMGTMIQSYKLEEQDYRGERFADWPSDVKGNNDLLLLSRPDVIAAIEKAYLDAGADILETNTFNATQVSQADYGMESLVYELNVQGARVARQVADAKTLETPDKPRFVAGVLGPTSRTCSLSPDVNNPGYRNVTFDELVENYAEATKGLIEGGADLILIETIFDTLNAKAAIFAVQGVFEELGIELPIMISGTITDASGRTLSGQTTEAFWNSVAHAKPISVGLNCALGARELRPYLEELANKAGTHVSAHPNAGLPNAFGEYDELPAQTAEVIEEFAQSGFLNIVGGCCGTTPAHIEAIAKAVAGYAPRAIPEIPKACRLSGLEPFTIDRSSLFVNVGERTNITGSAKFARLIREENYTEALEVALQQVEAGAQVIDINMDEGMLDSKKAMVTFLNLIAGEPDISRVPIMIDSSKWEVIEAGLKCIQGKGIVNSISMKEGVEQFIHHARLCKRYGAAVVVMAFDEAGQADTEARKKEICKRSYDILVDEVGFPPEDIIFDPNIFAVATGIEEHNNYAVDFINACAYIRDHLPYALSSGGVSNVSFSFRGNNPVREAIHSVFLLYAIRNGLTMGIVNAGQLEIYDQIPAELRDRVEDVVLNRTPEGTDALLAIADKYKGDGSVKEAETEEWRGWPVNQRLEHALVKGITTHIVEDTEESRQSFKRPIEVIEGPLMSGMNIVGDLFGSGKMFLPQVVKSARVMKQAVAHLIPFIELEKGDKPEAKGKILMATVKGDVHDIGKNIVGVVLGCNGYDIVDLGVMVPAEKILQVAREQKCDIIGLSGLITPSLDEMVHVAREMQRQDFHLPLMIGGATTSKAHTAVKIEPRYSNDAVIYVTDASRAVGVATQLLSRELKAGFVERTRLEYIEVRERTANRSARTERLGYEQAIAAKANFDWAGYTPVKPSFTGARVLDDIDLNVLAEYIDWTPFFISWDLAGKFPRILTDEVVGEAATALYADARQMLRKLIDEKLISARAVFGFWPANQVDHDDIQLFDDAGQPLKRLHHLRQQTLKTDGKPNFSLADFVAPAGSGITDYVGGFITTAGIGAEEVAKAYQDKGDDYNSIMVKALADRLAEACAEWLHQQVRKQHWGYDKDEQLDNDALIKEQYKGVRPAPGYPACPDHTEKGVLFELLDQDGQSGVTLTEHYAMFPAAAVSGWYFAHPQAQYFAVGKIDRDQVQSYSRRKGQEVAVTERWLAPNLGYDN, translated from the coding sequence ATGTCTGACCGCAGCGCTCGTCTTCACGCCTTCAAACAAGCCCTCAAGGAACGCATCCTGATCCTCGACGGCGGCATGGGCACGATGATCCAGAGCTACAAGCTGGAGGAACAGGACTACCGCGGCGAGCGCTTCGCCGACTGGCCAAGCGACGTCAAGGGCAACAATGACCTGCTGCTGCTGAGCCGCCCGGACGTCATCGCCGCCATCGAAAAGGCCTACCTCGATGCCGGCGCCGACATTCTCGAAACCAATACCTTCAACGCCACCCAGGTGTCCCAGGCCGACTACGGCATGGAGTCGCTGGTGTACGAGTTGAACGTCCAAGGCGCCCGCGTCGCCCGTCAGGTGGCCGACGCCAAGACCCTGGAAACCCCGGACAAGCCGCGTTTCGTCGCCGGCGTGCTCGGCCCGACTTCGCGCACCTGCTCGCTGTCGCCGGACGTCAACAACCCCGGCTATCGCAACGTCACCTTCGACGAGTTGGTGGAGAACTACGCCGAGGCCACCAAGGGCCTGATCGAGGGCGGCGCCGACCTGATCCTGATCGAGACCATCTTTGACACCCTGAACGCCAAGGCTGCGATCTTCGCCGTGCAAGGGGTGTTCGAGGAGCTGGGCATCGAGCTGCCGATCATGATCTCCGGGACCATCACCGACGCTTCCGGGCGCACCCTCTCCGGCCAGACCACCGAAGCGTTCTGGAACTCGGTGGCGCACGCCAAGCCGATCTCCGTGGGCCTGAACTGCGCCCTCGGCGCCCGCGAGCTGCGGCCTTATCTGGAAGAACTGGCGAACAAGGCCGGCACCCACGTATCCGCCCACCCCAACGCCGGCCTGCCCAACGCCTTCGGCGAATACGACGAACTGCCGGCGCAGACTGCCGAGGTCATCGAGGAATTCGCCCAGAGCGGCTTTCTGAATATCGTCGGCGGCTGCTGCGGCACCACCCCGGCGCACATCGAGGCGATTGCCAAGGCCGTCGCCGGCTATGCTCCGCGCGCCATTCCCGAGATACCCAAGGCCTGCCGCCTGTCGGGCCTGGAGCCGTTCACCATCGACCGCAGCTCGCTGTTCGTCAACGTAGGTGAGCGCACCAACATCACAGGTTCAGCCAAATTCGCCCGGCTGATCCGCGAGGAGAACTACACCGAGGCGCTGGAAGTGGCCTTGCAACAGGTCGAAGCCGGCGCCCAGGTGATCGACATCAACATGGACGAGGGCATGCTCGATTCGAAGAAGGCCATGGTCACCTTCCTCAATCTGATCGCCGGCGAACCGGACATCTCCCGGGTGCCGATCATGATCGACTCCTCAAAGTGGGAAGTGATCGAGGCCGGCCTCAAGTGCATCCAGGGCAAGGGCATCGTCAACTCGATCAGCATGAAGGAAGGCGTCGAGCAGTTCATTCACCACGCCAGGCTGTGCAAGCGCTACGGCGCTGCCGTGGTGGTGATGGCGTTCGACGAAGCCGGCCAGGCCGACACCGAGGCGCGCAAGAAGGAAATCTGCAAGCGCTCCTACGACATTCTCGTCGATGAAGTGGGCTTCCCGCCGGAAGACATCATCTTCGACCCGAACATCTTCGCCGTGGCCACCGGCATCGAGGAGCACAACAATTACGCGGTCGACTTCATCAACGCCTGTGCCTACATCCGCGACCACCTGCCCTACGCCTTGAGCAGCGGCGGCGTGTCCAATGTGTCGTTCTCGTTTCGCGGCAACAACCCGGTGCGCGAGGCGATCCACTCGGTGTTTCTGCTGTACGCCATCCGCAACGGCCTGACCATGGGCATCGTCAACGCCGGCCAGCTGGAGATCTACGACCAGATCCCCGCCGAGCTGCGCGACCGCGTCGAGGACGTGGTGCTCAACCGCACGCCGGAGGGCACCGACGCGCTGCTGGCCATCGCCGACAAGTACAAGGGCGACGGCAGCGTCAAGGAAGCCGAGACCGAGGAATGGCGCGGCTGGCCGGTCAACCAGCGCCTGGAGCATGCCCTGGTCAAGGGCATCACCACGCACATCGTCGAAGACACCGAAGAATCGCGGCAGTCGTTCAAGCGCCCGATCGAAGTCATCGAAGGCCCGCTGATGTCGGGCATGAACATCGTCGGCGACCTGTTTGGCTCGGGCAAGATGTTCCTGCCCCAGGTGGTCAAGTCGGCGCGGGTGATGAAGCAGGCCGTGGCGCACCTGATTCCGTTCATTGAACTGGAAAAAGGCGACAAGCCGGAGGCCAAGGGCAAGATCCTCATGGCCACGGTCAAGGGCGACGTGCACGACATCGGCAAGAACATCGTCGGCGTGGTGCTCGGTTGCAACGGCTATGACATCGTCGACCTCGGCGTCATGGTCCCGGCCGAAAAGATTCTCCAGGTGGCGCGCGAGCAGAAGTGCGACATCATCGGCCTGTCCGGTTTGATCACGCCGTCACTGGACGAGATGGTCCACGTCGCCCGGGAAATGCAGCGCCAGGACTTCCACCTGCCACTGATGATCGGCGGCGCGACCACCTCCAAGGCCCACACTGCGGTGAAGATCGAACCGCGGTACAGCAATGACGCAGTCATCTACGTCACCGACGCCTCGCGTGCGGTGGGCGTGGCCACCCAGTTGCTGTCCAGGGAACTGAAGGCCGGCTTCGTCGAGCGCACTCGCCTGGAATATATCGAAGTGCGCGAACGCACCGCCAACCGCAGCGCCCGTACCGAGCGCCTGGGCTACGAGCAGGCGATCGCCGCCAAGGCCAATTTCGACTGGGCCGGCTACACGCCGGTCAAGCCCAGCTTCACCGGCGCGCGGGTGCTGGACGATATCGACCTCAACGTGCTGGCCGAGTACATCGACTGGACGCCGTTCTTCATCTCCTGGGACCTGGCCGGCAAGTTCCCGCGCATCCTCACCGACGAGGTGGTCGGCGAAGCGGCCACCGCGCTGTATGCCGATGCCCGTCAGATGCTGCGCAAGCTGATCGACGAAAAGCTCATCAGCGCCCGCGCCGTGTTCGGCTTCTGGCCGGCCAACCAGGTCGATCACGACGACATCCAGTTGTTCGACGACGCCGGCCAGCCACTCAAGCGCCTGCATCACCTGCGCCAGCAAACCTTGAAGACCGACGGCAAGCCCAACTTTTCCCTGGCCGACTTCGTCGCGCCGGCAGGCAGCGGGATTACCGATTACGTCGGCGGCTTCATTACCACCGCCGGCATCGGCGCCGAAGAAGTGGCCAAGGCCTACCAGGACAAGGGCGACGACTACAACTCGATCATGGTCAAGGCCCTGGCAGACCGCCTCGCCGAGGCCTGCGCCGAGTGGCTGCACCAGCAGGTGCGCAAGCAGCACTGGGGCTACGACAAGGACGAGCAGCTGGACAACGACGCGCTGATCAAGGAGCAGTACAAGGGCGTGCGCCCTGCCCCGGGCTACCCGGCCTGCCCGGACCACACCGAGAAAGGCGTGCTGTTCGAGCTGCTCGACCAGGATGGCCAGAGTGGCGTGACCTTGACCGAGCACTACGCGATGTTCCCGGCGGCCGCGGTCAGCGGCTGGTATTTCGCCCATCCGCAGGCGCAATATTTCGCCGTGGGCAAGATCGACCGCGATCAGGTGCAGAGCTATTCGCGGCGCAAGGGCCAGGAGGTGGCCGTGACCGAGCGCTGGCTGGCGCCGAATCTGGGGTACGACAATTAA